A single window of Venturia canescens isolate UGA chromosome 3, ASM1945775v1, whole genome shotgun sequence DNA harbors:
- the Cdk5 gene encoding cyclin-dependent-like kinase 5 codes for MFRRSGSALTTVRNIPPSGTAKNMQKYEKLEKIGEGTYGTVFKAKNRETHEIVALKRVRLDEDDEGVPSSALREICLLKELKHKNIVRLYDVLHSDKKLTLVFEHCDQDLKKYFDSLNGEIDLDVVKSFLYQLLCGLAFCHSRNVLHRDLKPQNLLINKNGELKLADFGLARAFGIPVKCYSAEVVTLWYRPPDVLFGAKLYTTSIDMWSAGCIFAELANAGRPLFPGSDVDDQLKRIFKMLGTPTEETWPDLTTLPDYKSFPRYHVSQGLAQVTPKLTIRGKDLLQRLLVCNPALRLSAEGAMAHPYFSDLNPALKNDRCQ; via the exons ATGTTTCGCCGTTCTGGTTCAGCGCTAACCACTGTGCGTAACATTCCGCCCAGTGGAACCGcaaaaaatatgcaaaaatATGAGAAGCTTGAAAAAATAGGAGAAG gcACTTATGGAACGGTGTTTAAggcgaaaaatcgtgaaacacACGAGATAGTTGCTCTCAAACGAGTTCGTCTCGATGAAGATGACGAG GGTGTTCCCTCATCAGCTCTTCGAGAAATTTGCCTGCTCAAAGAGTTGAAACACAAAAACATAGTTCGTCTCTACGATGTACTTCACAGTGACAAAAAGCTTACACTCGTATTCGAGCATTGTGACCAGGATCTTAAGAAGTATTTTGATAGTCTTAACGGCGAAATAGATCTGGACGTTGTCAAATCTTTCTT GTATCAATTGCTTTGCGGCTTAGCTTTTTGTCACAGCCGTAATGTGTTACACAGAGATCTCAAACCACAAAATTTACTTATCAACAAG AACGGCGAGTTGAAATTGGCAGATTTTGGCTTAGCTAGAGCTTTTGGTATACCTGTTAAATGTTACTCAGCCGAGGTTGTCACTCTCTGGTATCGTCCGCCAGATGTTCTCTTTGGAGCAAAACTTTACACAACGTCCATAGATATGTGGAGCGCGGGATGTATATTCGCTG AATTGGCGAATGCAGGCAGACCACTATTTCCGGGGTCAGATGTGGATGATCAGTTGAAAAGAATATTCAAAATGTTGGGAACACCGACCGAGGAAACCTGGCCAGATTTGACAACTCTCCCGGATTACAAATCATTTCCTCGTTACCATGTTTCTCAAGGACTCGCTCAAGTCACTCCGAAACTGACAATCAGAGGCAAAGATCTACTTCAG agaTTATTAGTTTGCAATCCAGCTCTTCGGTTATCAGCAGAAGGAGCAATGGCACATCCTTATTTTAGCGACTTAAACCCGGCCCTCAAAAACGACCGATGCCAATAA